GATTTCATAACTTAGAGAATATAAAGATTATACTACTAAAGTGTTCTGACTATTGATATAATACTAAATGAATTAATTTAGATGTCATTTTTAATTGTAAATATGAATTTCGAATGTGTAATAATAGCGTTCAAATTATATTAACGGCAATTATTAAATTAAGTGACTCTCGGAGGTGTAGCAATGCCATTATTTTTACGACCTGTTTTTCATACAAAGGTATGGGGAGGTAGCAACTTAGAACAATTAGGATACACATTACCTAATCACAATATCGGAGAAGCATGGGGGATTTCTGCACATCCAAATGGTAATTGTGAAATTATAAACGGGCCATATAAAGGCGAAACTTTAAATGAAGTTTGGACAAATCATAGAGAATTATTTGGTGACTTTCCGAGTAAAGATTTTCCGCTTATGACTAAAATTGTGGATGCCAATAAACCATTGTCTATACATGTTCATCCAGATGATGCATATGCTTATGAAAATGAAAGTGGGCAGTATGGTAAATCAGAATGTTGGTATATCATAGATGCACAAGAAAATGCTGAAATTGTATATGGTCTAAAGGTTGATTCTACTGATGAAGCTAAAAGTAAAGTATCGGCACAAGATTTTACTAATTTATTTAATAAAATCAAAGTCCAACCAGGGGAGTTTTACTTTATTCCTGCCGGTACAGTGCATTCAATTGGTGAGGGTATTATTGCATACGAAACAATGCAAGCTTCAGACGTATCATATAGAATATATGATTATGAGCGCCAACCGCTTGAAGGCGAAAATAGAGAGCTACAAGTAGATAAAGCAATAGATGTAATTGAAGTATTTAATGAGAATATGAATATTACGCCTGATACAGAAATGGTAGAAAACCATAAATTGACTAAACTTGTGTCGAATGACTTTTTTACTATTGTGAAATGGGATATATTTGGCACGTTGAATTATATGAAGCCTAGAGAATTTGTGCTTGTATCGATTATAAAAGGTGAGGGACAAGTAATTATTGACGGCGATATATACGATATTAAAGGTGGCAATAATTTTATTTTGACTTCTGATGATTTAGACACGGTTTTTGAAGGCGAATTTGAAATTATTATTAGTTACCTGTAAAAATCACAAGAGAGGTGACTGGCATGTATAAATTTTTATACGTAGCGTTAGCATGTGGAATAATTTCTGGCGCTGGAGTGTTCTTACATATACCGCAATATCCATCGTTGATTTTTCCAATGTTAGTTGCTCTACTAGGTGTTATCAGTACGTTAATAACAATCCCTAATAAAGAAATAAGTGGCATGTTAAAACTAGGAGGTATATTAATTAATATTATGCCACTATTAGGTTCTTTTACGATGCTAAATAGTTAATGCCTAATTAGTGTCGTATTTGCCGTTGTAAAATACAATAATTTTTAGCTTTAACACACAAAGTTTATGGTTGTTTGAACAACATAATATGAATATAATGGGAAAGATATAAATTTTACAGAGTTAGGAGTATCATAAATGTCAGAGGAAACAAGCTATTTTTGGTTAAATTGTGGCTATAATCGTTGGAATCACAATGAACCACTCGTAGGTCAAACTACATTATTCGAGTCAGGTGCACAATTTAACCCATCTCAAGGCTTTCGTGCATTTAAGCAGGCTAAAGTAGGAGATCAGGTTATCTTCTATCAAGTACAAATGGATACTGGGTTATTAGGCTATGGTGAGATAACTAGCGTGCAAACTGGTGCACAAAATAAAACTCGTGTACATTTTGAACTTAAAGCTCAATTAAAACCATTAACGGCTGATTATCTTAAACGTAGCGAACGTTTAGAATTCAGAATGAGCAATATGAAAGAAACATTGTTTAATCAAATCACTAAAGAAGAGTTCGATTTAATTGTTAACCTTGGTACAGGTGACATTAAAGTACCGAGATATTTCTTCGTGTCAGAAACAGAAGACTTTGAAGAAGGAGAAACATATACTTTATTTACACATACATATAATGGTATTAAACGAAATGGTTATCATTTTTATACACAACTAGAGCAAGGCGATAAAATAGTGTTTTACGATAAGAACAAAGACCAATCAGTCATCGGTTTAGGTGAAATTACACGTCATATTCATGAAAAACCACCCATCGCTGGAAGAACAAATAGTACCGCGATCGAAGTGTATTATGAAAAAGATATTACGCCAGTGTCATTATCAACATTAAATAAACATCCTAAACTAAAAAATCTTTATTTTTTACAAGAAAATACTAAACAAGCAATTGCCAGTTTATCTGAGACACAATATGAATCCATTGTCGAAATGAGTGAAAATAATGGCTTGAAGCCACAGTTTGAATCTGTGAGCAACGAGCAAATGATTACAGAACAAGATGAAGATTTAAAACCATTTATCTTGTTAGTCGTAGAACCTGGTGAGCCGGGATTAAAAGCCGCTGAAGATTTGCTACAAAAAACTAACGCACATCCTGTTATTACAACAGGTCATCCCGATTTTACCGAAGATATGTTATATGGTAAGTACTTACCAAATGAAGCGGGTGCCCTATACTTTAGAGAAGGATTTATTACAGAATTAATGCCTAGAAAAGATAAAAGTTATCTTGTTATAGATAATTTTAATCGTATAGATCCAGATATTTTCCAAGCATTTATCAATGTTTTAGAAGGTTATGAAGTGACTATGCCTAGATATAATAAAGATGGCAATATGATTAAATGGTCACGTAAAAAAGATTCGTTTTATCATTTCAATCCTAATTGGCATATTGTTGGCGTTACTTATGAAAGTTTGAATGACATAAAAAATCATTATTCAGAACAATTTTTAAAATATACTCGTATCGTTAGAGTAAATCAAGATTAATAGTTAGTTATATTAAAAGGTTGAGACATTATTTATGTTTCAACCTCTTTTTGTGCATTTAGATATTATAGAAGTTTTAGTGAAATATGTTTTTATGAGCATTTAAAATGATTTAAAGTTTATACATATGGATATAATATAAGTAAGTAAAGAAAAGTGAGGTGTTTGTTGTGCCAATTATTTATTATGACGGTGGTTGTGTTTATTGTTATAACTTTGCTATTTGGTTAATTCAAAATGGCTTGTCTACGCGTTATCAATTTGCAACTTTAAAAGGTTCTACAGGTCAACAACTACAACGAGAATACCCAGCAGCAAGACGTTTTGATAGTGTCATATTGCAAGAAGGTGATCACTTACAATTTAAATCAGATGCTATTGCAACATTGATTACTTCATTGACTAATTACAAATGGCTCGGTGTACTAATTAGAATTACACCTAAATTTATTCGTGATTTTGGTTACAATTTATTTGCAAACAATAGAAATAACATGTGGAAAACACATTGGCATAAACCGGATGACTATGAACAATCATTCTTTATAGATTAATTTAAGTGGAGGCAAACAATGAATAATATCATCGTAGTTGGTAGTTCATCAATTGATTTAGTAGTAAACACAAATAAAATTCCTAATGCGGGAGAAACTGTATTAGGAAAATCGTTTTTTACTACACCAGGAGGCAAAGGAGCTAATCAAGCAGTTGCTGCAGCCAGATTGTCTGCTGAAGTATATATGATAGGTGCAGTTGGTAACGATGCTTATGGTACACAGATTATAAATAATTTAAAAGACAATAACGTTAATACCGATTATATGGATACAATTGAAAATGTACAATCAGGTACGGCACATATAACTTTATATGAAGAAGATAACCGTATAATTGTAGTTCCAGGTGCAAACAATCATATTAAACCTGACACAGTTATACCTAAACTGGCTAAATTTAATAGTGGTGACATTATTATACTGCAACAAGAAATTCCATCTGACACAGTTGATGCCGTTGTTAAATATGCTTATGAAAATAACTTAAAGGTTATTTTAAATCCTGCTCCATATAGAGCATTATCACAAGAAACAATTGATAGAGTAACTTATTTAACACCAAATGAAAGTGAAAATGAGTTGCTCTTTGGTAATGATTTAGACAAAGTAATTGCCAATTATCCCAATAAATTGATTGTAACGCGTGGCGATCAAGGAGCAGTTTATTTTGATACAATAATTCGAAACATCGCTGGTCATAAGCAAAACGTAGTCGATACCACTGGGGCTGGTGATACATTTAATGGAGCACTAGCCGTGGCATTAATTGAGAAAATGGATTTAGCAAAGGCTATAGATTTTGCTAATATGGCCGGAAGTTTATCCGTCACTCAATTAGGTGCGCAAGGTGCTATGCCTTATCGTCAAGATATACAAGATTAAATGAATTTAATTTAGCGCCTCGATAAACAGATTATAATTATTATAATTTAGTGGTCATTATACCTTTACAGATTAGAATAATTATAATATAATAATAATTACAATAAAGCTTTAAGATAAATACACAAATAAAGGAGTAATTAAATATGACAAACAATACACAAGTAGTAGAAGTATTAAATAAACAAGTTGCTAACTGGACGGTAGCGTTCACAAAATTACACAATTTCCATTGGTATGTTAAAGGACCAAACTTCTTCTCATTACACACAAAATTTGAAGAGTTATACGACGAAGCGAGTCAATATATTGATGATTTAGCTGAACGTATTTTAGCAGTAGGTGGTAACCCAGTTGCTACACTAAAAGAAAGTTTAGATATTTCTATTATTGATGAGGCTGGTAAAGGTTATAAAGCTGAAGAAATGGTAGCAGAATTATCTCAAGACTTTACAAATATTGCAAAACAATTAGATGAAGCTATTGAAGTTGCTTCAAATGCAGACGATGATGTTACTGAAGATATGTTTATCGGTATGCAAACAAACATCGAAAAACATAACTGGATGTTAAAATCTTATTTAGGTCAATAATTAATATAAAAAGCAACCGTTTATACGGTTGCTTTTTTATTATTCAGCAATTTCTAATGCGATTTCCATCATTTGTGTAAATGAATTTTGTCTTTCTTCAGCTGTAGTTGCTTCATCTTTTAAGATATGGTCACTTACAGTAAAGATACCTAATGCTTTTTTATTAGCATAAGTTGCGTTTAAATATAACGCAGCTGATTCCATTTCAATACCTAAAATACCCATTCGTTGCCATTGATCATTGAAAGTACTATCAGCATTATAAAAAGTATCAGATGATAATATATTTCCGACATGGCTCGTTGCTCCTAAAGCGTCAGCTTGTTGCTTCGCTTTTAACATTAAATCAAAGTCAGCTAATGGTGCAAAGTGGCCAGGAATATTGTATTGATCTACATAACTTGAATTTGTAGAAGCACCTTGAGCGATAATAATGTCATAAAGGTTAACATCATTTTGTAAAGCGCCACATGAGCCGATACGAATGATTGTTTCAACATCAAAAAAGTTATAAAGTTCATAGGAATAAATTCCAATACTTGGAATGCCCATGCCAGATCCCATTACCGAGACTTCTTTTCCTTTATATGTTCCTGTATAACCAAACATGTTACGTACTTCGTTAAATTGTTCTACATTTTCTAAGAAATTTTCTGCAATATATTTAGCGCGTAGTGGATCGCCAGGCATTAAAACAGTTTTTGCGATTTTTTTCCCATTTGGTTGAATGTGTGGTGTCCCTTTAGTCATAGTTAATCTTCTCCTTTAATATCATTCTTTAAAATAAAGATAACATTTGTTTATATTTTTTGCTATTTTTTGTAAAATATTATATGAATAAACATTTATAAAATGTTTGCCAAAAATGAAAATTAGTAGCTATTAGAGACTTAAAATTATAAAATTAAGATGAACTGAATTAAGCAAATAATAGTTTGATTTTGTTAGGTTACATTTTATAAACACACTAGGAGGATTTTTATATGAATTATGCAAAATATATAGACCACACTTTATTAAAACCTGAATCTACAAGAGAACAGATTGATAAAATCATTAGCGAAGCTCGCGAATATGAATTTAAATCAGTATGTATCAATCCTACACATGTAAATCATGCTGCACAACAACTTGCAGACACTAAAGTATTAGTTTGTACAGTAATTGGTTTTCCTTTAGGTGCAACTACTACTGCTACTAAAGTTTATGAAACAGAAGATGCTATAAAAAATGGTGCAGATGAAATCGATATGGTGATAAATATTGGTGCTCTTAAAGATGGACGATTTGAAGAAGTTCAAAAGGATATTGAAGGTGTAGTAGGCGCAGCAAATGGTAAAACAGTTAAAGTTATTATCGAAACTTGTTTATTAACTGATGATGAAAAAGTTAAAGCATGTGAATTAAGCCAAGCTGCCGGTGCAAATTTTGTTAAAACTTCTACTGGTTTTGCTGGCGGAGGAGCGACGCCAGAAGATGTTAAATTGATGAAACAAACTGTAGGTGACGATCTTGAAGTTAAGGCTTCAGGTGGCGTACGTAATTTAGATGATTTTAATGCCATGTTAGAAGCAGGCGCAACACGTATTGGTGCCAGCGCTGGTGTGCAAATTATTCAAGGTTTACAAAGTGATTCAGACTATTAATAACGGGAATTAATAAAATAGCAATGATGATTTGGGAATGTTAAACAACACGAAGGGGAGGTTTTTTCTATGAGAATGGTTGATATTATTGAAAAGAAAAGAGACGGGAATGCTTTAACGAAAGAGGAAATTGAATTTTTCATCGAAGGTTATACAAAAGGTGATATACCTGATTATCAAGCTTCGAGTTTGGCGATGGCTATTTTCTTCCAAGATATGAATGAAGATGAACGTGCTGCATTAACAATGGCAATTGTTAATTCGGGAGATGTAATCGACTTATCTAATATCGAAGGTATTAAAGTAGATAAACATTCTACTGGAGGTGTCGGTGATACGACAACTTTAGTATTAGCACCGCTTGTTGCTTCAGTAGGTGTACCTGTAGCTAAAATGAGTGGGCGAGGGCTAGGACACACTGGCGGTACAATTGATAAATTAGAATCTATTGAAGGCTTTCATGTCGAAATATCCGAAGATAAATTTACGCAACTTGTTAATGAAGCAAAAGTAGCTGTAATTGGACAATCTGGTAATTTAACGCCAGCTGATAAAAAATTATACGGTTTACGTGACGTTACTGGTACTGTCAATTCTATACCATTAATTGCGTCATCGATTATGAGTAAAAAAATCGCAGCCGGTGCTGATGCAATTGTCTTAGACGTTAAAACGGGCAACGGTGCATTTATGAAAACGATTGAAGAAGCAGAAGCTTTAGCTCATGCAATGGTAAGCATTGGTAATAACGTAGGCCGTAAAACAATGGCTATTATTTCTGATATGAGTCAACCACTTGGTAATGCTATTGGTAATGCGCTAGAAGTTAAAGAAGCAATTGAAACTTTACAAGGTAAAGGACCTCAAGATTTAACAGATTTAGTATTAACATTAGGATCACAAATGGTAGTCCTTAGTAACAAGGCTAAAGACTTAAAAGAAGCAGAAGCTATGCTAAAAGAAGCGATTAATAATGGCTCGGCGTTAGAAAGCTTCAAAACGTTTTTAACTAACCAAGACGGTGATGCATCAGTTGTCGATGATGTTTCTAAATTACCTCAAGCACAATACCAAATTGAATTACCAGCACAACAAAATGGTGTCATAACCGAAATTATTGCAAATGAGGTTGGTGTTGCATCTATGATGTTAGGCGCAGGTAGACAAACAAAAGAAGACGATATTGATCTTAGTGTTGGTATTGTACTGAACAAAAAAGTTGGTGACCAAGTTAAAGAAGGCGAATCATTATTAACGATTCATTCTAATAGTGAAACTATTGATAACGTTAAAGAGAAACTGAATAACAGCATCACTATTAGTAAACAAGGTAGTAATCCAACATTGATCCACAAAATAATTACTGAATAAGGAGTGGGAACTATGACTTCACCTTTTAAAAGAATTCATCTTATAGTTATGGATTCAGTAGGCATTGGAGAAGGTCCAGACGCAGCAGCATTTAATGACGAAGGTAGTCACACCTTAAAACATACATTAGAAGGTTTTGAGCAAGATTTACCGAACCTCGAAAAATTAGGTCTTGGTAATATCGAAGATTTACCTGTAGTAAATAAAGTGACAAATCCACAAGCTTTTTACACTAAAATGAGTGAAGCCTCTGTAGGTAAAGATACAATGACAGGTCATTGGGAAATTATGGGCTTGAATATTATGCAACCTTTTAAAGTTTATCCAGAAGGATTTCCAAAAGAGTTGGTAGACGAGATTGAATCAATGACTGGACGTAAAGTTGTTGCCAATATCCCTGCTTCAGGTACTGCAATTATTGATGAGTGGGGCGAGCATCAAATGAAGACAGGCGATTTAATCGTTTATACTTCTGCAGACCCAGTTTTACAAATTGCTGCACATGAAGACGTTATACCATTAGAAGAATTATATGATATTTGTGAAAAAGTTAGAGAATTAACTAAAGACCCTAAATATTTAATTGGACGTATTATTGCGAGACCATACGTAGGTGGACCTGGTAATTTTACACGTACTTCAAATCGTCATGACTATGCCTTAAAACCTTTCGGGAAAACAGTTATGAATGAACTGAAAGAAGCTAATTATGATGTTATCGCTTTAGGTAAAATTAACGATATATATGATGGTGAAGGTGTAACTCAAGCAATTCGTACCAAGGATAATATGGACGGCATGGATAAACTAATTGAAACAGTTCAACAAGATTTTAATGGCCTTAGCTTCTTAAATTTAGTTGATTTTGATGCGCAATATGGTCATCGAAGAGATAAACCAGGCTATGCACAAGCGCTAAAAGATTTTGACAATCGCTTGCCCGAACTTTTCGATAATTTAAAAGAAGATGATTTAGTCATCATCACAGCAGACCATGGTAATGACCCAACTGCCGATGGTACGGATCATACGCGTGAATATATTCCGGTATTAATGTTTAGTCCTAAAATTACGGACTATCATGAACTAGCTCAAGACGATACGTTTAGTTCAATTGGTGCTACGATAGCAGATAATTTTGACGTGCCATTACCTGAATATGGAAGAAGTTATTTAACGGAATTAGGAGTGGAAAAATAATGAACATAGTAAGAAAAATTTTAGGAGCAATGTTTTCGATTATAGGATTGTTGCATTTCAAAGACGAACAGTCATTTAGAAAAATTGTACCTGATTATTTGCCACTTAGAAAAACAGCCGTGTTAGTAACAGGTGTCGTTGAAATCATTATTGGTATTTATTTTATTATAAAAAGACCATCTCAGCTTTTTAAAAAGTTAACCAATTTATTCTTGATCTCAGTAATGCCAGCAAATATTTATATGGCACGTAAATCGTTGCCACTAGGTAATAAACAATTACCACAATGGATGCTATATGCACGTATTCCTTTACAATTTGTACTAATGAAAACAATAACTAAACTATAAATTAATTTACACAAAAAACCTGACGAATATTTATTATATCCGTCAGGTTTTTTTAATTTCTGTTATTTCGCGTCGCTAAAAACTTCGTTCCATTGTTGACGTTCATTTAAAAATTCTTGTGCGATTTCTTTTGCGCCATCTAATGAGTGACTTGCTGCCCAGCCACATTGTACTTCATTACATGCAGGAACTTCAGTTGCTTGTAAAACATCTTTTAATGTTAATTCAACGATGTTAAGTACATCATCGTAATCATCATTATTAATGAAAGACGCATAGAAACCTGTTTGGCAACCCATTGGGCTTACATCTACAACTTTATCAGAATGATTTCTAATATTTTCAGCCATTAAATGTTCTAATGAGTGTAAACCTGGCATATCCATATGCGCTTTGTTAGGTTGTTTGAATCGTATATCATACTTATGAATAACGTCGCCGTTAAGTCCTTCCATAGTACCAGCTAAGCGTATAAAAGGTGCAACTACTTTAGTGTGATCTAAATTAAAACTTTCAACATTCATTTTTGGCATGTTAATTCCTCCTATTGAGTCAATAGTTTAATTGTAACAAGTGATATATAGTTTTACAATTGCCGTCAACAATTGCCACAAGTATTGCACATAAATAAATTTTTGAATATTAAGAAAAAATAATGACAAAAAATTATAAAACCGATAGAATAAGTAATAATTCGCGAGCGTTTTGTACAATTTAATATTCAACATGATACAAGATGTTTGGAAACAGTATGAAATGTGAATTATAGAAAACAATGAAAGTAGGGTGGAGATAGTATGGAAAATAAACAAGTTATTTTAGATTATATAGAAAATGAAAAGTTAAATTATATTGAAATGAGTCATCAAATACATCAACGCCCAGAACTTGGGAACGAAGAAATTTTTGCTTCTAGAACTTTAATTGAACATTTAAAAGCACAAGGCTTTGAAATAGAAACAGATATAGCTGGTCATGCAACTGGTTTTATAGCTAGATATGATAGTGGCAAAAAAGGCCCAACTATTGGATTTTTGGCAGAGTATGATGCTTTACCAGGCTTAGGTCATGCTTGTGGACATAATATTATTGGCACGGCGAGTGTTTTAGCTGGTACTGCGTTAACTAAAACGATAGATAATATTGGCGGTAAAGTAGTTGTTTTAGGCTGTCCTGCTGAAGAAGGCGGCGTTAATGGGAGCGCTAAAGCATCCTATGTCAACGAAGGTGTTATAGATGAGCTAGATGTGGCTCTTATGGTTCATCCAGGTAATGAAACGTACAAAACGATAAATACCTTAGCGGTAGATGTTTTAGATATTAAATTTTACGGCAAAAGCACGCACGCATCGGAAAATGCACATGAAGCATTAAATGCTTTAGATGCGATGATTTCGTATTTTAATGGCGTGGCGCAGTTAAGGCAACATATTAAGAAGAGCCAACGTGTGCATGGCGTCATTCTTGATGGAGGTAAAGCCGCTAATATTATTCCAGACTATACACATGCAAGATTTTATACGCGTGCTACAACGCGCAAAGAGTTAGATATCCTAACTGAAAAAGTAGGACAAATTGCTAAAGGCGCAGCGCTCCAGACAGGTTGTGATTATGAATTTGGCCCTATACAAAATGGCGTAAATGAATTTATTAAAACCTCTAAATTAGATGAATTATTCGCTAAGTATGCCACTGAGATGGATGAAGATGTGATTGATGATGATTTTGGTTATGGTTCTACAGATACAGGAAATGTCAGCCATGTCGTGCCAACTATTCATCCACATATTAAAATTGGTTCGAAAAATCTAGTAGGACATACCCATCGTTTTAGAGAAGCGGCGACAAGTTCACACGGCGACCAAGCATTAATTAGAGGTGGAAAAATATTAGCATTAATGGGGTTAGAATTAATCGAAAATCAAAAATTATTTGAAGAGATTGTTGAAGAGCATCAACATGCAAAGGGGCACTGATTATGAAGAAAAAAAGTTCGCTTAGCACTAAGTTAACACTTAGCGATCTTTACCATAAGGATACGGTTTATACTTCTAGACCTTCATACGTTTCTAATCCATGGTTAGAACCTGAAGAACACCAATCTAACTTTTTGACTGGTAGGGAATTACTTATCGCTAATAAAATGTCCGTTATTGTTCACGAAGCGAGTGTAACAGATAAATTAGCACAATTATTCGAAGTGATAGGGACTGAAATACCGAGTAGCATATATAAATTTAAGGACAAACATTCTTATGAATCTTTAATTCAACAGTTAGCACATGAAAATGATAAAAGAATATATTTCCAATATATACATGATGAACAAGTATTAGCTAAAGAGTTTTATGCTTTAAATAAAGATGTATTTGTGGCATTAAATAATAAAGCTAAAATTCCACAATGGACTAACGGTCGTTTTTTACCTCAAAGGCAGGTTATAGCTCTGCAAGATTTCGAAGAGGTGATCGAACAATGGGCATTTCCTTTTGTTATTAAGCCTGGCGATGATTTACCTACGGCAGGTGGTTATGGCGTTATGATTTGCTACAATGATAAT
The Staphylococcus kloosii genome window above contains:
- a CDS encoding S-ribosylhomocysteine lyase, whose product is MPKMNVESFNLDHTKVVAPFIRLAGTMEGLNGDVIHKYDIRFKQPNKAHMDMPGLHSLEHLMAENIRNHSDKVVDVSPMGCQTGFYASFINNDDYDDVLNIVELTLKDVLQATEVPACNEVQCGWAASHSLDGAKEIAQEFLNERQQWNEVFSDAK
- a CDS encoding pyrimidine-nucleoside phosphorylase, translating into MRMVDIIEKKRDGNALTKEEIEFFIEGYTKGDIPDYQASSLAMAIFFQDMNEDERAALTMAIVNSGDVIDLSNIEGIKVDKHSTGGVGDTTTLVLAPLVASVGVPVAKMSGRGLGHTGGTIDKLESIEGFHVEISEDKFTQLVNEAKVAVIGQSGNLTPADKKLYGLRDVTGTVNSIPLIASSIMSKKIAAGADAIVLDVKTGNGAFMKTIEEAEALAHAMVSIGNNVGRKTMAIISDMSQPLGNAIGNALEVKEAIETLQGKGPQDLTDLVLTLGSQMVVLSNKAKDLKEAEAMLKEAINNGSALESFKTFLTNQDGDASVVDDVSKLPQAQYQIELPAQQNGVITEIIANEVGVASMMLGAGRQTKEDDIDLSVGIVLNKKVGDQVKEGESLLTIHSNSETIDNVKEKLNNSITISKQGSNPTLIHKIITE
- a CDS encoding Dps family protein, with product MTNNTQVVEVLNKQVANWTVAFTKLHNFHWYVKGPNFFSLHTKFEELYDEASQYIDDLAERILAVGGNPVATLKESLDISIIDEAGKGYKAEEMVAELSQDFTNIAKQLDEAIEVASNADDDVTEDMFIGMQTNIEKHNWMLKSYLGQ
- the rbsK gene encoding ribokinase; the encoded protein is MNNIIVVGSSSIDLVVNTNKIPNAGETVLGKSFFTTPGGKGANQAVAAARLSAEVYMIGAVGNDAYGTQIINNLKDNNVNTDYMDTIENVQSGTAHITLYEEDNRIIVVPGANNHIKPDTVIPKLAKFNSGDIIILQQEIPSDTVDAVVKYAYENNLKVILNPAPYRALSQETIDRVTYLTPNESENELLFGNDLDKVIANYPNKLIVTRGDQGAVYFDTIIRNIAGHKQNVVDTTGAGDTFNGALAVALIEKMDLAKAIDFANMAGSLSVTQLGAQGAMPYRQDIQD
- a CDS encoding type I phosphomannose isomerase catalytic subunit gives rise to the protein MPLFLRPVFHTKVWGGSNLEQLGYTLPNHNIGEAWGISAHPNGNCEIINGPYKGETLNEVWTNHRELFGDFPSKDFPLMTKIVDANKPLSIHVHPDDAYAYENESGQYGKSECWYIIDAQENAEIVYGLKVDSTDEAKSKVSAQDFTNLFNKIKVQPGEFYFIPAGTVHSIGEGIIAYETMQASDVSYRIYDYERQPLEGENRELQVDKAIDVIEVFNENMNITPDTEMVENHKLTKLVSNDFFTIVKWDIFGTLNYMKPREFVLVSIIKGEGQVIIDGDIYDIKGGNNFILTSDDLDTVFEGEFEIIISYL
- a CDS encoding M20 family metallopeptidase; protein product: MENKQVILDYIENEKLNYIEMSHQIHQRPELGNEEIFASRTLIEHLKAQGFEIETDIAGHATGFIARYDSGKKGPTIGFLAEYDALPGLGHACGHNIIGTASVLAGTALTKTIDNIGGKVVVLGCPAEEGGVNGSAKASYVNEGVIDELDVALMVHPGNETYKTINTLAVDVLDIKFYGKSTHASENAHEALNALDAMISYFNGVAQLRQHIKKSQRVHGVILDGGKAANIIPDYTHARFYTRATTRKELDILTEKVGQIAKGAALQTGCDYEFGPIQNGVNEFIKTSKLDELFAKYATEMDEDVIDDDFGYGSTDTGNVSHVVPTIHPHIKIGSKNLVGHTHRFREAATSSHGDQALIRGGKILALMGLELIENQKLFEEIVEEHQHAKGH
- a CDS encoding EVE domain-containing protein; protein product: MSEETSYFWLNCGYNRWNHNEPLVGQTTLFESGAQFNPSQGFRAFKQAKVGDQVIFYQVQMDTGLLGYGEITSVQTGAQNKTRVHFELKAQLKPLTADYLKRSERLEFRMSNMKETLFNQITKEEFDLIVNLGTGDIKVPRYFFVSETEDFEEGETYTLFTHTYNGIKRNGYHFYTQLEQGDKIVFYDKNKDQSVIGLGEITRHIHEKPPIAGRTNSTAIEVYYEKDITPVSLSTLNKHPKLKNLYFLQENTKQAIASLSETQYESIVEMSENNGLKPQFESVSNEQMITEQDEDLKPFILLVVEPGEPGLKAAEDLLQKTNAHPVITTGHPDFTEDMLYGKYLPNEAGALYFREGFITELMPRKDKSYLVIDNFNRIDPDIFQAFINVLEGYEVTMPRYNKDGNMIKWSRKKDSFYHFNPNWHIVGVTYESLNDIKNHYSEQFLKYTRIVRVNQD
- the deoB gene encoding phosphopentomutase, with the protein product MTSPFKRIHLIVMDSVGIGEGPDAAAFNDEGSHTLKHTLEGFEQDLPNLEKLGLGNIEDLPVVNKVTNPQAFYTKMSEASVGKDTMTGHWEIMGLNIMQPFKVYPEGFPKELVDEIESMTGRKVVANIPASGTAIIDEWGEHQMKTGDLIVYTSADPVLQIAAHEDVIPLEELYDICEKVRELTKDPKYLIGRIIARPYVGGPGNFTRTSNRHDYALKPFGKTVMNELKEANYDVIALGKINDIYDGEGVTQAIRTKDNMDGMDKLIETVQQDFNGLSFLNLVDFDAQYGHRRDKPGYAQALKDFDNRLPELFDNLKEDDLVIITADHGNDPTADGTDHTREYIPVLMFSPKITDYHELAQDDTFSSIGATIADNFDVPLPEYGRSYLTELGVEK
- the deoD gene encoding purine-nucleoside phosphorylase; translation: MTKGTPHIQPNGKKIAKTVLMPGDPLRAKYIAENFLENVEQFNEVRNMFGYTGTYKGKEVSVMGSGMGIPSIGIYSYELYNFFDVETIIRIGSCGALQNDVNLYDIIIAQGASTNSSYVDQYNIPGHFAPLADFDLMLKAKQQADALGATSHVGNILSSDTFYNADSTFNDQWQRMGILGIEMESAALYLNATYANKKALGIFTVSDHILKDEATTAEERQNSFTQMMEIALEIAE
- a CDS encoding DoxX family protein — protein: MNIVRKILGAMFSIIGLLHFKDEQSFRKIVPDYLPLRKTAVLVTGVVEIIIGIYFIIKRPSQLFKKLTNLFLISVMPANIYMARKSLPLGNKQLPQWMLYARIPLQFVLMKTITKL
- the deoC gene encoding deoxyribose-phosphate aldolase is translated as MNYAKYIDHTLLKPESTREQIDKIISEAREYEFKSVCINPTHVNHAAQQLADTKVLVCTVIGFPLGATTTATKVYETEDAIKNGADEIDMVINIGALKDGRFEEVQKDIEGVVGAANGKTVKVIIETCLLTDDEKVKACELSQAAGANFVKTSTGFAGGGATPEDVKLMKQTVGDDLEVKASGGVRNLDDFNAMLEAGATRIGASAGVQIIQGLQSDSDY
- a CDS encoding thiol-disulfide oxidoreductase DCC family protein; the protein is MPIIYYDGGCVYCYNFAIWLIQNGLSTRYQFATLKGSTGQQLQREYPAARRFDSVILQEGDHLQFKSDAIATLITSLTNYKWLGVLIRITPKFIRDFGYNLFANNRNNMWKTHWHKPDDYEQSFFID